The DNA region GACCGTGGACAGGAAGCGTGTGAAccatatatataaaattcaACCTGTTTCATTGTGAAAATTTTGAGAgatcactgttttcacaaaatatttctaacccgttttttatttttccaaaaaaaaaaaagttttttcaaaGGCCCtattttttagggaatgactcaattcaatattttaattgatgtaaaggtacagatgtcttctttcatttaagccatcagccatagttctgggattagtacaTCTGAAGTTGAAAACAGgcagaaattgccaaaaaggggTAAAGGGGTTAAATAACTATATCTTTACATATACTGCTGTCTTTTTATAGTtagcatatatgtgtgtgtgtgtgtgtgtacacacccACACCCCTTTATTATTGCTATTGTTGCTGCTACACTGTGGGCCTCAGGGAGTACTTCACTTTCAATGTCTGTGTATGTCAGGTACCCATGGCATTGACAATAAAGCTGACTTTGACTGCATGACTTAGGCTGGCTGCCCCAGGACCAGTGGGCCGAGCTGAGGTGCAGGGTTAGGGTACCAGGAGAACCAGTGACGCTAGCTTCAGAGCCCACCAACCTCACTGACCCAAAGTCCGCTTTACTACAAGGCAGAAACAATATGGCTGTGGATAACGGTAGTAACCTTGTCACTGTTACCAAAACGTGCAAAGCGATAGGACAACTCACCTTAACCACAAAGGAGGGGTGTTTCTGATAATACGCCAGGCCACACAATCCTACTAACTGACCACTCAACTTTGCTGTAATGATGCTCCGTAGAAAACTCACCTTAACCACAAAGGAGAGATGCTCCCCATAACATTCCAAACAAGACATGGCAGGCGAAAGGCAGTGGCATCAGTTCGAGGTGCATGTTTCCCAAGGCAAGGCAGCATGTATTAAACCTCTGCCACCTGTGCTTGCAGGTAGCGCACAATCAACTGATTGTTTGCAGCCAGTGCTATTGGCCAGACCAAGAAAGGggagagctggaaaaaaaagatcttATTACCACAAACCCAAACAttcacaggaagaacatgcagtTTGCAAACAGAAAGGCTTCAGATTCTGGGGTCAAACCCAcaatcttcttgctgtgagatgACAGTCCTAACCACTTCACTCAGTGTCACTGGAGCTGATTGAACTCTGGTTCTATGGAGCTGTTAGTTTGTAAGCTGCTACATTATCAGATAAGTCCATGGAGGAGGCGGCTGCAAATTAATAACCATGGATAGGAACATTCCTGCCTTTTAAACAGacagctttaaaaatgtttatgagGAAGAAAATGCATTCAACATGTTAATTATAGTTGTGGAACACAGTGAGAAACAGCTTGTAAACAAAATCCACAGCAGTTTGAAGGGCCATTAAGGGAAATTTTCTTGTTTCTCAGGTGCTTTGCTTTTGCAGAGCTGCCGTGGTATCAACGCAAAGTGGCGACCATGATCTTCTCATCACCTCCTGTGTCCACATATGAGGAGGTGAGGGCTCCTTAGTCTTTCACTCATCCTTTGTTTAACTTCCTGCTGTTAAAACAGCCTCAGGTGGAGAACATAAAGTCCTGGTTTTGTCTCTCCCAGGCTCTGGGGTTCTTCCTGAAGGCTGAAGAAGGTAAAAGGCTGGATGCTGATGTCTGAGAGGAATAACATAAGGTTTCAAAAGCTTCAGTGTGAATGCGTTCTTTTTCTCAGTTGATCCTGACTTCTACAGTAAAAACCTGCTGATGCTGGGGAAGACCTACATGGGCCTAAAGGACAAGCAGAAAGCTCTTTTCTGGTTGACCAAAGCTAAAGATTACCGAGCTCGCACACTGGAAGACAAAGAGGTGACAGTGTTTAAATGAGTGAGATCACTGTACATCTTGTACATGCATAGCACAAGCTGATATGCAGGCACTAACTGTTTTATGCTCTATTTCGTCCTCTACAGGTCCACAAAGAAGCAGTTGACCTCCTGAAAAAGCTTGGTTGAATGCCCATTAACCAATAAGATGATTGAGGCCTTTCAGGAATTTGAAGCCATTTCtaatccaattttttttttgattctgtAATTATTAATCCAGCAGAGCAGTAAGTGACCTTCATGCCTTTGACAAAATAAGCAAACCATAAAGTTTGTAGTAAATTTGAAACCATAATACAAGAAGTAGAAAGCAACATCAGTCagtcatttatattttgttttccgAAGAAATGTGACCAGCTTTGACTAAACTGTTCCTGGGATGTTGGTGTTGGCATTGGCATGTGAAGGGGCTGTGTTTCTGAGTGTGAACCTCACCGAAGTTTGTGCACTCAACCTCCTAGACACAAATGTGTCAAATTCAGACTCTTGGTGCTGCCAGAGTCACACTCTGCAAACTGATGGGACTAAAATGACTTAGAAGTAGCTGTAAATATGATCAAAtacatttgttaaatatttgttCCAAAggcaattaaaagaaaaatgaacgACCCAGTGCACCTCAGTTTACtattagaaacacaaataatttttggCATAAATCCTGAGCAGGCAGCTAttagaagaaaacagacgtggTCATGGAAGGGGTTTATTCACTCATTTATTTGTATCTCATAAGTCCATCTCTTCATTTAAAATGGATGAAAGCAGATTAAAAATGAATCTTCTATACACGTTGTCTCCAATAAAGGGGCATTCTGTACAGTGTAGTTGTTTACAGTGTGTATCTACATGTGATATGTTACAGTGTGGGCGAGTTTGAGGAGGCCTCAGCCGGAGTCACAGTTCCTGTGCTGACCTACAGCAACATGATGCTTTAAACATGTCCAGTTGATGTTCAGCCCTGGCTCTGGCTCCGATGAAGGCCATCTCAAACAGCCCATCTATCTCTGATAAGCACAAAGGCATCACAGATTTCCATCAATGGCGCTTCGGCTCTGTGtaattaattataatatttaagtactttatttactttcattaaTTTTATACAATGAATATTCACATACAATTGATTTTCTTTGATGAATGGTGTCTGCCCAAAAGGAAGCAGAGTTATGAGTTGGCTCCTTTGGCTACAATGTTGGTGCCTCCACACTGCTCTTTCTCAGGGACAACTGAATACATATTATGTACAATTGATGACGAATCACAAGCTCCTCTTACAACAACATAAagcatgttgctgctgttttagtGGTGTGAGAAAACAACAGAACTAAAAATGGCCTGCCACAGccaaagctttttttcttttttaatttcattaactGAAAGAATAAGCACCAAAGTTGTCATATAGTAACAATGGAGTAGAAGACAAATAGCATGTCCCCTGGagcatttttgaaaaaacaaaaacaaatggggagggggggaataaaaaaaaaaaacaacagcaagaaaCAAATAGGGgtgcaaaacaaagacaacatacAGCAATGCATTGCATTACTAGGCTTTTATTACTAGCCTGCAGGGTCAGCGTCTCTTCAGAGCTCTGTCCATTTCTTTCACTGACATATCTTCATCACAGTAAGGCTTGTCATGTCAGCGCTGTCAGCGCTGTCAATGATATTGAACAGGAGCTCAATATATTAACCTCTTCTGAGGAGAGAAGGCCCAATATTTTGACTTAGGTTAAGTCATGTTGCGTGGCTAAGTTGTGTTAACAGCCAAACAGCAGATACATACTGCGTGAGACAGCAGTTATTCTCTATCAATACTTTACAGGTTCAGGTGTCTGACCAAATTAATATTCTCAAGACATATATGTCTGGGGTTAAATTCTTCACTTTCTTTGAACAGTTCTCAGTCTGCAGTTTTCTAAGTGAATCATTGACGAACACAGGTCTTCTAAGCTACTCTAATCATTTACCAAATCAATCTAACACTGTCTGTGGGGTGTTCTACATCATTTCCTGCACTGATGATGACATTAATGCAGCACTGTCTCCAGCTGTGACTggttaaagtttttaaaaagagaagctGAAAGCTCCTCTCAGCACATCAACACACGTACTGAGAGGAGTACATTCATCAGAATTTATCAGTGAGGTCTATGAACTTTGTCTTTGATATTCTTGGTTAAATCATTATAGTGGTGCCCAGAGCTGAAATGCTAAAGTAAAAGTGATTTCCATGTTttctaaaaacagaaaccaagTGCATGTCTGGTGTTCTGTAAACCCAAGGCTTTATAGACTGGACGCCCTTCACTCAGAAGCATGAGAGTCAGCCAAGAGTAAATCAATAGTTCAGCCACTCCAAATGTCTGCATTGAAACTGTTTCCCAAACTGCtcaaagtttaaagtttaatgaAAACTGTGACTGTCATCCAGTTGGCTGTGGTCTAGGTGGCCTGGATTGTGTTCAGcgcacacagatacactcaTGCGCACAATTCCCTCCTTCACTTTAGAAAAAATTTCCTTTGCTCCCCAAAGTTCCATTAGATTTTTGATACAGGAGATTTTTTCCAGAAACTTCACACCAGAGTCTATTTTCCCATGATGCTTCTTTCTCCAGGCCACTTTCCACAATCTCATTGTGGGCTGTGTAACATGGTTCATCTGGTTCAGATCTGTGCATCCTTAAACACTTGATTATAAacatataatgtaaaaaaaaaaaaaaaaaaaactaatgtaGAGGCCAAGCGATCCATGCTAAAATTTATGTGGTGGAAGACAGTCTTCTCATCTTCAGAGGGAGTTATCCAAGCACGCTAAACAATTGCAACAATTACTATGTGTccaacaagaaaaagaagaaattcagGCACCAGACCCCAGAACAATCCCTGCCTTTTAAAATCTCTATAGAACTAGAGCTTTAAAAGTAGCACTTCTAATACAAAATCCCCTCAAAACAAGTGTCATGTGTCAGTCTATTTTAAAAAGCAGTCagcagtggggaaaaaacataaaaaaatatccatgatttctgtttttaaacagaGGAGCAGAAATCCTGAAATGCTTGCATATTTCATGATGGAGTATCATATGATCGCTCAGGGCTGGGGATCAGGACTGCAGCAAAAATTATACTGCAAATTAAGATTTGgttcaaaatgagaaaatagcTTATATACATTGGTGGTTATCTTGTGCAATTCTTTTAGTTTGTTAGACTGACTAAACAGCGATGGGGAAGGGATAGAAATACTGGACTCTTCCCTCTATTCTTGGCCAAATCCTTCTGTTTCCTCAATGGCAAAGAGTAGCTTCTCTTTCAGCTGCTCAAAGCTCTTGTAGGGAGGCAAGTCCAGAcgattaaaactgaaaacaccagGATGGAGAAGCAAACATCACAAGATACACAATAAAATGCCTGATTCCATATCAAGGAAGACAAACGCTGTCTTACATAAACTGTGGCAACTGTGATGCACTTTTCTAGAAAACTGTTATACCTGTGACAATTCAGTGTAACTCGCTTATAACTACTATTTCAtgttaatgtaaataataatatctTCAGGTAAAACTCTCAGAAGAACCAGTGGCACAGAGCTGCACTCACCAAGTATGGCTCCGAGGAAGCCACGTGTCCTTGCCCACTTTCTCAATGCAGAATTTCTGGGGCCCATTACTTCCTGCAAAAGCAAAGATGGGGTGATTTGTTTCAGTGTCACTTCAGGCAGAACTTATCTAAAACGCTGCAAAGCGTTCATTGATAATTGAAACTGAGGGAgttgtctgtcaaaatgaagagagaagagaatcTTGGTGCAATAATGAGGAAACATGTTTCCTTTTCAACAATCAAGAGAAGACTTCATGTCTTAACATTCAGAGGGCTCAACAAACGATTGGTAAACATCATACACACTGAACAACTTTTCATCATTTAACAGACAGTAGACAGCCAAAGCAAACAAAGCGTTTTTCTGGCTGAAGCGGTAGAACATCCCGGACTTACTGGGTCAGATCTTTCACATGACATCAGTCTGAGCTGGATTCAACCAGCAGCAGACTAAAGGTAGAGACTTGAAACAATCTGTGAGCAGGGAAGCAGGGAAGCAATGATGCTTCCCTGCTGCTACTCAAGTATGACACTATGACACTATGTTCATCTGTCAAGTGTCTTTAACCCCAAAGCTAAAGGGCTATCTCTGTCACACATGCCTTCTTATACTGTCCTTTAATGTTGACTCCAGGTCACAAACAGTGTGACTGTTCAAAGACAGTCAGCGGCTCTTGATGTCTGAATGATCATGAGGTAAATGtgttccctgtgtgtgtgcgtgtctgttaCTGACCCATGAGTTCAGCGAAGCCCCCCAGAGGAAGCCTGCAGGTCCCAGTGACAAACTGCATGAGCCGCAGTCGCACCTCGTTGTCCACTTCTTTGACCAGctgaaggggaggaggagacagcaaacacactgatcACTGACCACACTGCACAACCCAAGACCTACACAAAAGCTAATGGGATATTCTTTAACAATTAAGAGGCTGAGCTGAGACTCTACCTGCCAGAACCAGATGATCTGTTTGCTGTTCCTGGTATAGTGACGGTACACTGTGTTTCTCTGCCAGTCCTGCAGGTCCACCTCCTGCATACCGCACAGCATCACCTGGATcatgcacacatatatacatggATGACAGGGCACACAAAGAGAACCAGCAGAAATCATAGACAAGAGAGTCATTTGCTTTCCTGCACAAACCTTATTATTTGATCCAATTTCTATTGATTAGTCAATTAGTGAAATCTGGAGGGGTTTATTTCAGAATCAGGATTGCTTAATTAATCTCTCTTGGGAAATTGTTTAAATAGAAAACAACAGATGCATACAGAATCAGATTTTTGGAGTACTGCtcacctccagctccttctcatCAAAGTACTGCAGCCACTGAAGTGGAACCACTTCATTGAAACCATCCAGGAAAGCTTTTGTCTGACCTTCAACCCCACGAGAGAATCTCCACTCTGCCATTAGACTGCAGGCCGGccagattaaaaaacaaacaaaaacacattcactgtAAGGGACACTCAGAGGCTAGGTATTTCTGCAGCTATGATGAAACTGGCTATACTAAACCTGATATACTCCTCCTTATTCTCCTCTGTAACTAAGACATTGGCACCGTCAGGTTTGAGGTCATGGGAGGTGATCTTTCCCAGAATCTCCATGTCTACTGAAAAAAACATCTCCAGGCCACACTCTTCAATGTTGTTGTCCCTGAGGAGACAAGAGAGCCCGCTATTTCACAGAGTTACACAGGGTCAACGGCTAATTGGTTCAAAAAGAATTCTGAATATGAGCAACTTCTCTGTGCAGGAGACTTTTTGTCACCTCAGTCATCCCCTCATAGCAGCTCTAGCGCCGGAGTCTCCAAagaaattatgtattttattttctcgaGTTGCATCTTGCACGGATATACAAGTCTGTCCAGACCTAGACCCATACTGCTCACTCCAAatgcttttccttcttctccaatATTCATTCAGTATTGAATGTTGTGtaattttttgttgcatttcagaTGTTAAAGGTGTATTTTCGTCTCTGGATTTGTCACAGGTGTAAGTCAGCTTGTGTTGtccagaaagaaaataaaagtgtattGCTCTTGCCCATTTAAGCTTCTCACAGATTATTGGGAAGGGAGTAAAAACTGTAGacattaaacatattttatctgtatttgtaTCTGTCAGAATAAATCATGAGTTTCTTTAAAGAGTTTCAACAAGTTTGATGTGACAGCAACCAGTGACAATGGTTTTCCAGGTGGGGGTCAAGTGACACAGATTTTCTGAGCAAAGATGAGTAAGGAAATTCTAGGTTATCTAATTAACAATGCACATCTCTCTTTAATAAAAAGTTCCACTGAATGACAAGTGTTGTCACTTTGAAAGCTTCACAGAACTTTGATTGTTCAAGTTAAGGTGTGCTCAcagatgtacagtacaggccaaaagtttggacacactttcctattcatttgaatgagaaggtgtgtccaaacttttggcctgtactgtacattttccAGTGTGGACAAATTACCTGATCCATATGAGCGAATTATAGAACTCAGGGTCAATGGACTCGAGATCTTTGAGGATAAGCTTCTTGTTCAACATGCGTTTgtaaaaaggcagagaaaagccTGTGTCGATGAACTTGCCATGGAAAAGAGCCTGAGGAAATAAATAAGTGCAAATATTCAAAGTGTTTTGGATACAGCTTGATCAATTATTGTTCAGTAAAGATGAGGTATTTCACTTATTGCATTTTGTGGAATGTAAACTTGCCATTGCAATGAAACGGCCTATAAAGCAGAAATAGGAGAGGTGGTCAGGATTGATGGCTGAGGCTGGGTTGATCTGCAGACAGTAGTTGCTCTTGCCGGCATACTCAAAAAGACAGTACATGGGGTTTAGCACTTCGTGAGACAACAAGAAGAACCACTCTCTGAAAAGTAATAGAGGGAAAGAAGGCAAACATCAAAGAAGTTATGATCAAGACACTGAGTGTAAGTAATCAAAGAAGAAAATCTATTTTACCGTGCTAGACCACCATAGTCAAGACCCTCTTCACCTCTGAAGATGACATAGAGTCTCCTCCTCAAATCATATGGCTTAAGGGCCATGATCTacatgacacagaaaaaaacaaatcaggtAAAACCTACATCAGCAACAATAGTGAATGGTGGTTTGGATATACAGCGGAGACAATTTCTGAATTTAAGGGGTGatgtatttgaaatgtattacTATGTGCTGTATGACATCTGTGACAGGAGGGTGGTGGAGGGACCAACTTACTTGCTGGAAAGAGTCTTCAAACAGTGTCTGTCTGGAGACTGTGATCTTCACATGGCTAGGGAGAGCATTGGACTGAAGAAAGAGAggataaaaaaatgaatgcattaaaaattacaataattatGTCAGACTGAGTGAAGGAAAGAGCGATGGAATggtacaaaaaagaaaagaatcacCAACCTGGCACAAGTACCGAAAATGGGCAAGCTTCCATCGGAAACTACGCTCATAGGCAATTTGAGGGCCCTTGGTACTGAAAGCacaaaaagatttaaaagtTCCAATGAAGCAATAACAAAGTGGCATGAATAGTGAAGTCGGTTTTGAAAATAGGTGAAATGTCTCATATTCCCTAAAGAACGAAGGACATGGAAACAATGGCCTGTAATATTCTCCTGTTTCCACGATGTTAATATTGGTTTAGGGCATGACTCAAACATGTGACCTGATGCATAACATATGAACAGcaacagcattttaaaatgggTCCTTACACGGAGGACTTTCCAGTGCGGGGGTCACTAAAAGTGGTGGTTCGGGTGTTGTGATCCACAAAGTAACGAACCCCTTCTCTTGTGTACCGGATCTCCCAACCTTCAGGCAAAGGATCTTCATTCTGTAGCcttaacacacaacaaacaaaataaagcaattaAGTATCGTCTCTAAGTGTCGTCTCTAAAgaattttacacacacacacacaaacgtcaAGACTTTTGCtacttaaattattttattattatttgtgggTCTGTGGGTCTGGTTAcctcttcattttattttgaaaagctaaGCGTAAGTCcacacagcttcctgttttgttttatcgTGGCAGTAGTTTATATTCAGGTCTTAGAAGCACACAGCCCATTGGCAAGTCGCAGCAGCTAACTGGAAAATAGACTGCCAACGATGTTTAGCTTGTAAAtacatgtgttgtgttgatatTTTCTGCATTGTTAGGCAGTCATCTAATAAGAGTGCTACTTAGCATTCAGCTAGTGCTGCTAGAATTTTCCACGAGCTTCTGTTAGCATTCTCAGCTATTGATGTTAGCCAAACACAATAGTATTTAATCATTTGGGTCTAGTGTGTTTTATATTATTCaacatcagttttatttgtaaaaagaCGTTTGGttgtaacattttaacattttaaacagtATCTCAATGAACGTTAGTGGTGGAGATATACATCCCTAGTAGACATCAGGGGCTTGGGGTAGTGCATGGGGTTGTACTGGGAGTCTGCCGCCTGCAAATGGCAGGGCTGGCCCTGGTCAGGTCTCTAGCTGGGTGATTCTGGTGGGGATTGCCACTCCCGTGTTTTCCTCCATGTCCTTGCGTGGGTTGGACCTGGGGCTGACTCTAGGGGTTTGCCAGGGGCGGGTTTTTTCCGGTACCCCACATTAGCTCCAGTAAATTATCCACAGTATCCAATGACAAACTGTaccatatacatacacacacatatatacactcCCTTCCTGGTCTCATGGTTTATGTTGATATTGATGTTGCTAATCGTATCGTTGATATTTCTGTGTGCACCCCCTTCTCCCCCACATTAATATTGTTGATGACTTTGTACCCCCCTCCACAACCGTCTTCACTAGCCTGCTCCtattctctctttctatccactcctgagTCTCAGCCTCAGCGGTACCTGTACCAGCAAACTAATACCATTGCCAGTAAAGGGTTATGTCAGGATGTCAATCACAGAGTAAAACcgtttcagcacaacaaggcaccaggagCATTCATATTGCCTGCCACAGCTGATGAACaggacaggttaaaaaaaaaaacaaaaaaaccataaataaataatgtatatatCTTGTGCGTTTTAGGGGTTTATTTCTCATGTGTGGAAAATAGTCTCTCACCCTTGAGTTCGAGGGTCTTCCCACTGCGTTGTCTTGGTGTTATGATTGACAAAGTACACTCTATCATTGGAGTCCACACGTCTCTCTAttgttaaaaaacacacacagcttaatAATCAGGATGGTCAAAATGTAGTAACAATGACATTCTTATTACCAGTGCTGACTTATGCTCGAaaaactgttaaactgtcaACTGTGATCTTTGTGATCGATGACCAGTGACAGCAAAGGAAGTAATAAGGAGGTTGACAGGACTATAAATCCAGTTTTGACAAAGTCACTATACAATACACACTTTACAGAAGAACAGATTTATGGCATGAAAATAAGCATATTGTATGCTGAAACATCTCTGTACCCTTTTAGATTACTTCAAGTACTGTATACTGGCACCATGTGGCTTTAGAAAAAAGAATGTGAACTCACCCCATCCAGGAGGTAGTGGGCCAAGAGGGTCATTCTCAGCAGACATCATGGATGCCTGGAAACGAGAGATGCACACATAGACATAAATTTACAGGTTCTCTCCAAAATATTCTAAATTCCGAAAAAATAATATCCTCAACAGGAACACTATAGAACTAAATGTGAATCAAAAAGCTGTGTTCTGGTTTGAAAATGGCATCTATGGCGGGTTACTGTTCAAGAATCAACAAATGGCTGTCATTTGGTTTGTGCTGTAAGCTACACATCAATAAAGATGACATTCCTGCATAGATGAAAGCCTTGGGAGCAGGACCCTCAAAAAGATCTCACTTCTCACTTTTGAGGTAAATGACACTGGATACCAAATAGTATTGCAAAACTGCActaagaaagaaatcaaattaattGGGGAAAGGAATGAAAAGAGGGACATATTTAATCCTTAGAGGTCTGAACCTGtacacatgcttttttttttttcagcacaacTTCATCTATATGATctgataatttatttttctctttaacctACTATATTTACACATTgggaaattaaaatgattgtaTCTCCGGTTTTACATGGTTTGAAATTTGCACTTTCAGGCAAAGTTGAGTTTTTCTTGGCAGTGCTTCGAAGAGGTCATGGGATCTGATCCCGTCGGCATGATGATTTCAGAGCTCTACCTTAACTCAACTTAATTAGGCATCGCAGTGTGTGTCATGTCTTATTACATAcgatttatttgttattataaaGCCTGGATAATCAAAAACCAAGACCTTATTAAAGATCCCTTAActtcttcataaaaaaaaaaagaaaagaaaacaactaaaaatatCTGTAGAAGAGTTCTGGACCATTATAATAAGGTGAATATCTGATTCAATACACAGTGCAGAGAACAGACAACGGGTTAATTGGCGATGGAGAGCCACACAAACTAAACTTAATCACCTTCAAAGATTTGCAAAAGTGGTTTCAGCAAGAGTCACAGTCTGCTTTCTGTTGCACTGAGTAAACAGTGTACCATGGGGGAATCTGAGCTAAATGCACTACTTAAAAGCTAACAAGCTGATAAAAGCTAACGGGTGGAATGATCCGGTGTGCTCAGGTGACTCAAAATGTCTGGACATTCCCTCAAGAAGTTTAATTTTTCCCATGTGTTCCACATGTTTTCCACATGTTAACCAACGAGGGAGTTATTATTTCTGACTAGGCAGGCAGATACTAAACACGGGGCATTTAGTAAAAATAGTTAACAGTAATATTTCACTCTCACTATTTCCAGGCATACAGTAAACATAGTGTTACTTTCATTTTATGCTATCAAATGTGGAGAGAAGTTTACCCGATCAAAAGGGATTTGAGGGAGTGAGGGGGccctttaatttgaaaattgattcaaaaatgaaaagatgattAACAAACTCAATCATTAGCAAAGAGTGCATAaatcaaacaattaaaataGTGACTGAGGGG from Echeneis naucrates chromosome 20, fEcheNa1.1, whole genome shotgun sequence includes:
- the wwp1 gene encoding NEDD4-like E3 ubiquitin-protein ligase WWP1, translating into MATAPSRESSHNHRGTSQLHAIVSCAKIKRKKSLFGTAIYVEVTAEGESRRTAKSHSSSSPKWDERLTLNVTPQTEVDFKVWSHHTLKADALLGKATLDLMQALEQHDRKLDNVKEVLKLSVEQKGAVVPTGELTIYLDGLTVTDQEELEPLTNCRATNGTKVQQNGDTIHENGDSSCSSRVANSTLNGSDLGPRSDSCSASNGVDGQMPSSSGSPALAHVINGDSTPSSTSVHQPSDNDMENRTVNGESCDAVLVPSSVTRGDVLSPADDHEDCSQDAAQLDSVTASNNTSHPLPLSTQPPASSSPAAKPPDAPAASPSTVTSSAQGATAATTSISSSTPALGVANASGVGGGNSSSSVTVTADGAKPRQQVPSAGASDPLPPGWEQRKDPHGRTYYVDHNTRTTTWERPQPLPPGWERRVDDRGRIYYVDHNTRTTTWQRPTMESVRNFEQWQSQRSQLQGAMHQFNQRYLYSASMMSAENDPLGPLPPGWERRVDSNDRVYFVNHNTKTTQWEDPRTQGLQNEDPLPEGWEIRYTREGVRYFVDHNTRTTTFSDPRTGKSSVTKGPQIAYERSFRWKLAHFRYLCQSNALPSHVKITVSRQTLFEDSFQQIMALKPYDLRRRLYVIFRGEEGLDYGGLAREWFFLLSHEVLNPMYCLFEYAGKSNYCLQINPASAINPDHLSYFCFIGRFIAMALFHGKFIDTGFSLPFYKRMLNKKLILKDLESIDPEFYNSLIWIRDNNIEECGLEMFFSVDMEILGKITSHDLKPDGANVLVTEENKEEYISLMAEWRFSRGVEGQTKAFLDGFNEVVPLQWLQYFDEKELEVMLCGMQEVDLQDWQRNTVYRHYTRNSKQIIWFWQLVKEVDNEVRLRLMQFVTGTCRLPLGGFAELMGSNGPQKFCIEKVGKDTWLPRSHTCFNRLDLPPYKSFEQLKEKLLFAIEETEGFGQE